The following are from one region of the Nocardioides marmotae genome:
- a CDS encoding toxin-antitoxin system HicB family antitoxin translates to MDITPYVEALRRDLLAAAEAAGPEARQAAERLTFAIDPAARLALMEAVSQAAAEITAEMPAGSVDVRLNGRDLDFVVDAAPTPPAPPAAPAPPAAPPPPGAEGEAEDDSVARITLRLPESVKARAEELAARSGQSLNTWLVGVVRAATREGAISVDIDLSSIPFLGGGDPLGRRGNRRMNGWL, encoded by the coding sequence ATGGACATCACGCCGTACGTCGAAGCCTTGCGCCGCGACCTGCTCGCGGCCGCCGAGGCGGCCGGCCCGGAGGCCCGCCAGGCCGCCGAGCGGCTGACGTTCGCCATCGACCCCGCCGCCCGGCTCGCGCTGATGGAGGCCGTCTCCCAGGCGGCCGCCGAGATCACCGCGGAGATGCCGGCCGGGAGCGTCGACGTGCGGCTCAACGGCCGCGACCTGGACTTCGTCGTCGACGCCGCCCCGACCCCGCCCGCCCCGCCCGCGGCCCCCGCGCCCCCGGCCGCTCCCCCGCCGCCGGGCGCGGAGGGCGAGGCCGAGGACGACTCGGTCGCGCGGATCACGCTGCGGCTGCCCGAATCGGTCAAGGCGCGCGCCGAGGAGCTCGCGGCCCGCTCGGGGCAGTCCCTCAACACCTGGCTGGTCGGCGTCGTCCGCGCCGCGACCCGCGAGGGCGCGATCAGCGTCGACATCGACCTCTCCAGCATCCCCTTCCTCGGCGGCGGCGACCCGCTCGGCCGCCGCGGCAACCGCCGGATGAACGGGTGGCTCTAG
- a CDS encoding DUF4097 family beta strand repeat-containing protein has translation MSERPVIEHRHPAPGPVDLYVEVGDGRVHVTATDTDHTAVRITGHDAQDVALELGPEQVSVVAPRRRAGFLTGDRSLVVEVEVPLGTRVVARTGSADVVLDGRAGRCQLRTGSGDVRVEELGAPATVETGSGRIEVAEAAGELRVKSGSGDVRLGHVGAAVAVSTGSGTVTVASNDGPVAVKTGSGDLDVTEARTDVTLATGSGDLRIGAATRGRVTAKGASGDVRVGIRPGTPVWTDISTVSGTVRSELPSTGAPAEGQDHVELRARTVSGDVVLTPA, from the coding sequence ATGAGCGAACGACCCGTCATCGAGCACCGCCACCCCGCCCCCGGGCCGGTCGACCTCTACGTCGAGGTCGGCGACGGCCGGGTGCACGTCACCGCGACCGACACCGACCACACGGCCGTGCGGATCACCGGCCACGACGCCCAGGACGTGGCGCTCGAGCTGGGCCCCGAGCAGGTCTCGGTCGTCGCGCCCCGCCGCCGGGCCGGCTTCCTGACCGGGGACCGGTCGCTGGTCGTCGAGGTCGAGGTCCCGCTCGGGACCCGGGTCGTCGCCCGGACCGGCAGCGCCGACGTCGTCCTCGACGGCCGGGCCGGTCGCTGCCAGCTGCGCACCGGCTCCGGCGACGTACGCGTCGAGGAGCTCGGCGCACCCGCCACCGTCGAGACCGGCTCGGGCCGGATCGAGGTGGCGGAGGCGGCCGGCGAGCTGCGGGTCAAGAGCGGGTCCGGCGACGTACGCCTCGGGCACGTTGGCGCCGCCGTCGCCGTCTCCACCGGGTCCGGCACGGTCACCGTCGCCAGCAACGACGGCCCGGTCGCGGTGAAGACCGGCTCCGGCGACCTCGACGTCACCGAGGCCCGCACCGACGTCACTCTGGCCACCGGCAGCGGCGACCTGCGGATCGGCGCAGCGACCCGCGGGCGGGTGACCGCCAAGGGCGCCTCCGGCGACGTCCGCGTCGGCATCCGCCCGGGCACCCCGGTGTGGACCGACATCAGCACCGTCTCGGGCACGGTCCGCTCCGAGCTGCCGAGCACCGGCGCCCCCGCCGAGGGCCAGGACCACGTCGAGCTGCGCGCCCGCACGGTCAGCGGGGACGTCGTCCTCACCCCGGCCTGA
- a CDS encoding siderophore-interacting protein — protein sequence MTTLSSPALPLLLEEVEVVSVRRLSPSFVRVELGSPALAEFGVDQPLYDQRIKLIFPPAGAAPESVAGADEGWMQAWFARPAEERGHMRTYTIRDVRGEGADTRLVVDMVLHEADGHSGPGSSWAASAAVGDRIVLMCPRRGMSFGGIEFVPGSASRVVIAGDETAVPAACATLALLPNDAQGAVFLEVPYAADVQTVQHPEGVTITWLPREGAELGSLLQPAVLEHLGAPVAVEEVTDEEVDPDLWETPMYSSSGEIEAPLEATTTDGVYAWIAGESKVVTTLRRALVNELGMDRRQVSFMGYWRRGVAMKG from the coding sequence ATGACCACGCTCAGCTCCCCCGCCCTCCCGCTCCTGCTGGAGGAGGTCGAGGTCGTCTCGGTGCGGCGGCTCTCGCCGAGCTTCGTGCGCGTGGAGCTCGGGTCGCCCGCGCTGGCGGAGTTCGGCGTCGACCAGCCGCTCTACGACCAGCGGATCAAGCTGATCTTCCCGCCGGCCGGCGCTGCGCCGGAGTCGGTCGCCGGGGCCGACGAGGGGTGGATGCAGGCCTGGTTCGCGCGCCCCGCCGAGGAGCGCGGCCACATGCGGACCTACACGATCCGCGACGTCCGCGGGGAGGGCGCCGACACCCGCCTGGTCGTCGACATGGTCCTGCACGAGGCCGACGGGCACTCCGGCCCGGGCTCGTCGTGGGCGGCGTCCGCGGCCGTCGGTGACCGGATCGTGCTGATGTGCCCGCGGCGGGGGATGTCCTTCGGCGGCATCGAGTTCGTGCCCGGCTCGGCGAGCCGGGTCGTCATCGCCGGCGACGAGACCGCCGTGCCGGCGGCCTGCGCGACGCTCGCGCTGCTGCCGAACGACGCGCAGGGGGCGGTGTTCCTCGAGGTCCCGTACGCCGCCGACGTGCAGACCGTGCAGCACCCCGAGGGCGTCACGATCACCTGGCTGCCCCGCGAGGGCGCCGAGCTCGGCTCGCTGCTCCAGCCCGCGGTCCTCGAGCACCTCGGCGCGCCGGTCGCGGTCGAGGAGGTCACCGACGAGGAGGTCGACCCGGACCTCTGGGAGACCCCGATGTACTCCTCCTCCGGCGAGATCGAGGCGCCGCTCGAGGCGACCACCACCGACGGCGTCTACGCCTGGATCGCCGGCGAGTCCAAGGTGGTCACCACCCTGCGGCGGGCGCTGGTCAACGAGCTTGGCATGGACCGCCGCCAGGTGTCGTTCATGGGGTACTGGCGCCGCGGCGTCGCCATGAAGGGCTGA
- the dcd gene encoding dCTP deaminase, producing MLLSDRDIRAELDAGRIALDPWDPAMLQPSSVDVRLDRFFRVFENHRYPHIDPAADQSDLTRMVEPDGDEAFILHPGEFVLGSTYEVVTLPDDIAARVEGKSSLGRLGLLTHATAGFVDPGFSGHVTLELANVATLPIKLYPGMKIGQFCFFRLTSPSEHPYGSEKYGSRYQGQRGPTPSRSFQSFHRTPI from the coding sequence GTGCTGCTCTCCGATCGCGACATCCGTGCCGAGCTCGACGCCGGTCGGATCGCGCTGGACCCCTGGGACCCCGCCATGCTCCAGCCGTCGTCGGTCGACGTGCGGCTGGACCGGTTCTTCCGGGTCTTCGAGAACCACCGCTACCCGCACATCGACCCGGCCGCGGACCAGTCGGACCTGACCCGGATGGTCGAGCCGGACGGCGACGAGGCGTTCATCCTGCACCCGGGGGAGTTCGTGCTCGGCTCGACCTACGAGGTCGTCACGCTGCCCGACGACATCGCCGCGCGGGTCGAGGGCAAGTCCAGCCTGGGCCGGCTGGGCCTGCTGACCCACGCGACCGCCGGCTTCGTCGACCCGGGCTTCTCCGGGCACGTCACGCTGGAGCTGGCCAACGTCGCGACCCTGCCGATCAAGCTCTACCCGGGCATGAAGATCGGGCAGTTCTGCTTCTTCCGGCTGACCTCGCCCTCCGAGCACCCCTACGGCTCGGAGAAGTACGGCTCGCGCTACCAGGGCCAGCGCGGTCCGACGCCGTCGCGCTCCTTCCAGTCCTTCCACCGCACGCCGATCTGA
- a CDS encoding SGNH/GDSL hydrolase family protein, which produces MAFSRYVAIGDSFTEGVGDPDPTRPNGLRGWADRVAEVLATKDPDFGYANLAIRGRKLRAILAEQVEPALALEPDLVTVYAGANDIVRPKVDLDALATEYDAGVARLAASGARIVLFTAFDPGSGGIYAPIRGRFALYNEHVRAIADRHGATIADSWRVASRLPEGVTANDPRLWDVDRMHLGPAGHQLTAIMVLDTLGVPHDLQPLPLPDLPVLSRRERLRADAAWTRGYLAPWIQRRLTGRSSGDSIEPRFPAIGRVVSPGGE; this is translated from the coding sequence ATGGCGTTCTCGCGGTACGTCGCGATCGGCGACTCCTTCACCGAGGGGGTCGGCGACCCCGACCCCACCCGTCCCAACGGCCTGCGGGGGTGGGCCGACCGGGTCGCGGAGGTGCTCGCGACGAAGGACCCCGACTTCGGGTACGCCAACCTCGCCATCCGCGGCCGCAAGCTCCGCGCGATCCTCGCCGAGCAGGTCGAGCCCGCGCTCGCCCTCGAGCCGGACCTGGTCACCGTCTACGCCGGCGCCAACGACATCGTGCGCCCCAAGGTCGACCTCGACGCCCTCGCCACCGAGTACGACGCCGGCGTCGCCCGGCTTGCCGCGTCCGGCGCCAGGATCGTGCTCTTCACCGCCTTCGACCCCGGCAGCGGCGGGATCTACGCCCCCATCCGCGGGCGGTTCGCGCTCTACAACGAGCACGTCCGCGCCATCGCCGACCGGCACGGCGCCACCATCGCCGACTCCTGGCGCGTGGCCTCCCGCCTGCCCGAGGGCGTGACGGCCAACGACCCGCGCCTGTGGGACGTCGACCGGATGCACCTGGGCCCCGCCGGCCACCAGCTCACCGCGATCATGGTCCTCGACACCCTCGGCGTGCCGCACGACCTCCAGCCGCTCCCGCTCCCCGACCTGCCGGTCCTCAGCCGCCGCGAGAGGCTCCGCGCGGACGCCGCGTGGACCCGGGGGTACCTCGCCCCCTGGATCCAGCGGCGCCTCACCGGCCGCTCGTCGGGCGACAGCATCGAGCCGCGATTCCCGGCCATCGGCCGGGTCGTGTCCCCCGGCGGCGAGTGA
- a CDS encoding DUF2461 domain-containing protein, with protein sequence MTETPPFAGIPVAALDFYDDLEVDNTRSFWEKHKDTYLTQVRAPVEALCAALEPEFGAAKVFRPYRDVRFAKDKTPFKTHQGAFVRAAESTGWYVEVSPRGVRTGGGFYEASPGRLAAYRGAVDHDQLGPELEEIVRGLEAAGWERGGDRLKTSPRGFDVDHPRIDLLRHRSLSLGHVIGFEPVIHTPELVDVVREDWRALRPLVEWVARHTTV encoded by the coding sequence GTGACCGAGACTCCGCCGTTCGCGGGCATCCCCGTCGCCGCGCTCGACTTCTACGACGACCTCGAGGTCGACAACACGCGGTCGTTCTGGGAGAAGCACAAGGACACCTACCTCACCCAGGTGCGTGCGCCGGTCGAGGCGCTCTGCGCGGCCCTCGAGCCGGAGTTCGGCGCGGCGAAGGTGTTCCGGCCCTACCGCGACGTGCGCTTCGCCAAGGACAAGACGCCGTTCAAGACCCACCAGGGCGCGTTCGTCCGGGCCGCGGAGTCGACCGGGTGGTACGTCGAGGTCTCCCCGCGCGGGGTGCGCACCGGCGGCGGCTTCTACGAGGCGAGCCCGGGCCGCCTCGCGGCGTACCGCGGTGCCGTCGACCACGACCAGCTCGGCCCCGAGCTCGAGGAGATCGTCCGCGGCCTGGAGGCGGCCGGCTGGGAGCGCGGCGGCGACCGGCTCAAGACCTCGCCGCGGGGGTTCGACGTCGACCACCCGCGCATCGACCTGCTGCGCCACCGGTCGCTGAGCCTGGGGCACGTGATCGGCTTCGAGCCGGTCATCCACACCCCGGAGCTGGTCGACGTCGTCCGGGAGGACTGGCGCGCGCTGCGCCCGCTCGTGGAGTGGGTCGCCCGGCACACCACGGTGTGA
- a CDS encoding nuclear transport factor 2 family protein, translated as MITSDAVVWNAPDDPHPARAASQRSYSAVAKGDLAEWLTVYAEDAVLEDPVGPSMFDPEGRGHHGHAGIAAFWEKAIAPIDTFEFTIEQSMANGDTCANVGRIRTSFADGSHTTTELVMVYVVDEDGRVASMKAYWEPERTMASFTPAG; from the coding sequence GTGATCACCTCCGACGCCGTCGTCTGGAACGCCCCGGACGACCCGCACCCGGCCCGCGCCGCCTCGCAGCGCTCCTACTCCGCGGTCGCCAAGGGCGACCTCGCCGAGTGGCTGACCGTGTACGCCGAGGACGCCGTCCTCGAGGACCCGGTCGGGCCCTCGATGTTCGACCCCGAGGGGCGCGGCCACCACGGGCACGCGGGGATCGCGGCGTTCTGGGAGAAGGCGATCGCCCCGATCGACACCTTCGAGTTCACCATCGAGCAGTCGATGGCCAACGGCGACACCTGCGCGAACGTCGGGCGGATCCGGACGTCCTTCGCCGACGGCAGCCACACCACGACCGAGCTGGTCATGGTCTACGTCGTGGACGAGGACGGGCGGGTCGCCTCGATGAAGGCCTACTGGGAGCCGGAGCGGACGATGGCGAGCTTCACGCCCGCCGGCTGA
- a CDS encoding RrF2 family transcriptional regulator — MRVSAKSDYALRALIEMASRADGKAVSAEELGRLQEIPHGFLQAILADLRRAGVVISQRGQSGGWRMGRPASEVSVADVIRAVDGPLVSVYGLRPEAVTYNESAEVLQHVWIAARRSLRDVFEQTSIQALADGKLPKAVTSRTADEDAWQPH, encoded by the coding sequence ATGCGCGTCTCCGCCAAGTCCGACTACGCCCTGCGTGCGCTGATCGAGATGGCCTCCCGCGCGGACGGCAAGGCGGTGAGCGCCGAGGAGCTGGGCCGGCTGCAGGAGATCCCGCACGGCTTCCTCCAGGCGATCCTCGCCGACCTCCGCCGCGCCGGCGTCGTCATCTCCCAGCGCGGCCAGTCCGGCGGCTGGCGGATGGGCCGCCCGGCCAGCGAGGTCTCGGTCGCCGACGTGATCCGCGCCGTCGACGGCCCGCTCGTCTCGGTCTACGGGCTGCGCCCGGAGGCGGTGACGTACAACGAGTCGGCCGAGGTCCTCCAGCACGTCTGGATCGCCGCGCGCCGGTCGCTGCGCGACGTCTTCGAGCAGACCTCGATCCAGGCGCTCGCGGACGGCAAGCTGCCCAAGGCGGTCACCTCCCGCACCGCCGACGAGGACGCCTGGCAGCCGCACTAG
- a CDS encoding sulfite exporter TauE/SafE family protein translates to MRKLIVLGVVGLLAQLIDGSLGMAYGVTSSTLLLAAGIAPAAASAAVHFSEIGTSLVSGVSHHKMGNVDWRTVSILAVPGFVGAFAGATFLSNLNGDTAKPWVAAILLGLGVYVIWRFLVLGGRRPTFKSRPSAKMLAPMGLAGGALDAIGGGGWGPVGTTTLLSSGRLEPRKVVGSIDTSEFVVAVGGSLGFILALGSQGILWSYALALLAGGVIAAPIAAWLVRKLAARVLGVAAGGLIVLTNSRTIADALGASGTTVAVIAGVLFVAWVSGIVWAVKQERRARALEAAGEVEPELSPAS, encoded by the coding sequence ATGCGCAAGCTCATCGTCCTGGGGGTCGTCGGCCTCCTCGCTCAGCTCATCGACGGATCGTTGGGCATGGCGTACGGCGTCACGTCGTCCACGCTCCTGCTGGCCGCCGGCATCGCGCCGGCCGCGGCCTCGGCGGCCGTCCACTTCTCCGAGATCGGCACCTCGCTGGTCTCGGGCGTCTCCCACCACAAGATGGGCAACGTCGACTGGCGCACCGTCTCGATCCTGGCGGTGCCCGGCTTCGTGGGCGCCTTCGCCGGCGCGACGTTCCTCTCCAACCTCAACGGTGACACCGCCAAGCCCTGGGTCGCGGCGATCCTGCTCGGCCTCGGCGTCTACGTCATCTGGCGCTTCCTGGTGCTCGGCGGCCGCCGGCCCACGTTCAAGTCCCGCCCCTCGGCGAAGATGCTCGCCCCCATGGGCCTCGCCGGCGGCGCGCTCGACGCGATCGGCGGCGGCGGCTGGGGCCCGGTCGGCACGACGACGCTGCTCTCCTCGGGCCGCCTGGAGCCGCGCAAGGTCGTCGGCTCGATCGACACCTCGGAGTTCGTGGTCGCCGTCGGCGGCTCGCTCGGCTTCATCCTGGCCCTCGGGTCGCAGGGCATCCTCTGGTCCTACGCCCTCGCGCTGCTCGCCGGCGGCGTGATCGCCGCCCCGATCGCCGCCTGGCTGGTCCGCAAGCTCGCCGCCCGCGTCCTCGGCGTCGCGGCCGGTGGCCTGATCGTCCTCACCAACTCCCGGACCATCGCCGACGCCCTCGGCGCCTCGGGCACGACCGTCGCGGTCATCGCCGGCGTCCTCTTCGTCGCCTGGGTCAGCGGCATCGTCTGGGCGGTCAAGCAGGAGCGCCGCGCGCGTGCCCTCGAGGCCGCGGGCGAGGTCGAGCCGGAGCTCTCCCCGGCCTCCTGA
- a CDS encoding acyl-CoA dehydrogenase: MSHYKSNLRDIEFNLFEVLGRDEVLGTGPFAEVDSETARSILAEVDRLAREDLAASFEDSDRNPPVFDPATHTAPVPESFQKSYQAWMDSEYWRLQISEDLGGTPAPSSLVWAIGEMVLGANAPVWMYAAGPAFAEIVHRNGNDRDKKIASHMIDRQWGATMVLTEPDAGSDVGAGRAKATANEDGTWNIEGVKRFITSGEHDMSENIMHLTLARPVGVEGAGGPGTKGLSLFLVPKYHFDVETGELTGERNGVYVTNVEHKMGIKVSNTCEVTFGDASVGGGEPARGWLLGEVHDGIAQMFQVIENARMLVGTKAIATLSTGYLNALDYAKTRVQGADLTQASDKTAPRVTITHHPDVRRSLMVQKSFAEAMRSLVLYTASWQDKVQLAQHNGQMDSEETKLAEAVNDLLLPIVKGYGSERSWVLLGTESLQTFGGSGFLQEYPIEQYVRDAKIDTLYEGTTAIQGQDFFFRKIVKDQGRALGHIAGEITAFIESEAGNGRLKNERQLLATALDDANAMVGHLINDLMSAQEELRNIYKVGLNTTRLLMALGDVVCAWLLLRQAEVALEKLGGDPGKDQAFYEGKVAAAQFFAATNLPRISAERAIAEATDLSLMDLDESAF; encoded by the coding sequence GTGAGCCACTACAAGAGCAACCTCCGCGACATCGAGTTCAACCTCTTCGAGGTGCTGGGCCGCGACGAGGTCCTCGGCACCGGCCCGTTCGCCGAGGTTGACTCCGAGACGGCCCGCTCGATCCTCGCCGAGGTCGACCGCCTCGCCCGCGAGGACCTGGCCGCGTCCTTCGAGGACAGCGACCGCAACCCGCCGGTCTTCGACCCGGCCACGCACACCGCCCCGGTGCCGGAGTCCTTCCAGAAGAGCTACCAGGCCTGGATGGACTCCGAGTACTGGCGTCTCCAGATCAGCGAGGACCTCGGCGGCACCCCCGCCCCCTCCAGCCTGGTCTGGGCGATCGGCGAGATGGTGCTCGGCGCGAACGCCCCGGTGTGGATGTACGCCGCCGGGCCGGCGTTCGCCGAGATCGTCCACCGCAACGGCAACGACCGCGACAAGAAGATCGCCTCCCACATGATCGACCGCCAGTGGGGCGCGACCATGGTGCTGACCGAGCCCGACGCGGGCTCCGACGTCGGCGCCGGCCGGGCCAAGGCCACCGCGAACGAGGACGGCACCTGGAACATCGAGGGCGTCAAGCGCTTCATCACCTCGGGCGAGCACGACATGAGCGAGAACATCATGCACCTCACGCTGGCCCGCCCGGTCGGCGTCGAGGGCGCCGGCGGCCCCGGCACCAAGGGCCTCTCGCTCTTCCTCGTGCCGAAGTACCACTTCGACGTGGAGACCGGCGAGCTGACCGGTGAGCGCAACGGCGTCTACGTCACCAACGTCGAGCACAAGATGGGCATCAAGGTCTCCAACACCTGCGAGGTCACCTTCGGTGACGCCTCCGTCGGTGGCGGCGAGCCGGCCCGCGGCTGGCTGCTCGGCGAGGTCCACGACGGCATCGCGCAGATGTTCCAGGTCATCGAGAACGCCCGCATGCTCGTCGGCACCAAGGCGATCGCCACCCTGTCGACCGGCTACCTGAACGCGCTGGACTACGCCAAGACCCGCGTCCAGGGCGCCGACCTCACCCAGGCGTCGGACAAGACCGCGCCGCGGGTGACGATCACCCACCACCCCGACGTCCGCCGCTCGCTGATGGTGCAGAAGTCCTTCGCCGAGGCGATGCGCTCGCTGGTGCTCTACACCGCCAGCTGGCAGGACAAGGTCCAGCTCGCCCAGCACAACGGGCAGATGGACAGCGAGGAGACCAAGCTCGCCGAGGCGGTCAACGACCTGCTGCTCCCGATCGTCAAGGGCTACGGCTCGGAGCGGTCGTGGGTCCTGCTGGGCACCGAGTCGCTGCAGACCTTCGGCGGCTCGGGCTTCCTCCAGGAGTACCCGATCGAGCAGTACGTCCGCGACGCGAAGATCGACACCCTCTACGAGGGCACCACCGCGATCCAGGGCCAGGACTTCTTCTTCCGCAAGATCGTCAAGGACCAGGGCCGCGCGCTGGGCCACATCGCCGGCGAGATCACGGCGTTCATCGAGAGCGAGGCCGGCAACGGCCGCCTGAAGAACGAGCGCCAGCTGCTCGCCACGGCGCTCGACGACGCCAACGCGATGGTCGGCCACCTGATCAACGACCTGATGTCGGCGCAGGAGGAGCTGCGCAACATCTACAAGGTCGGGCTGAACACCACCCGCCTGCTGATGGCGCTCGGCGACGTCGTCTGCGCGTGGCTGCTGCTGCGCCAGGCCGAGGTGGCGCTGGAGAAGCTCGGCGGCGACCCGGGCAAGGACCAGGCGTTCTACGAGGGCAAGGTCGCCGCGGCGCAGTTCTTCGCGGCCACCAACCTCCCCCGCATCAGCGCGGAGCGGGCGATCGCCGAGGCGACCGACCTCTCGCTGATGGACCTCGACGAGTCGGCGTTCTGA
- a CDS encoding LysR family transcriptional regulator ArgP, which produces MHLDPGWLAALTAIADHGTFDAAARHLHLTPSAVSQRIRALESEVGQVVVRRTVPAEPTAAGEALLRLARQTTHLHEEALRELGGDEAGVPQLPVAVNADSLATWFHDVLAAVAERGGAALRLHVLDQAWSADLLRAGTVLAAVTSDPVAVQGCSVEPLGTLRYAAAAAPALVERHRRGRGVDWARMPVVVFDDKDALQHELLAGRGLGLPPVVHRVPTSADFLEAVRLGLGWGALPEPQLGPEERAGHLVRLDRRHHLDVPLHWQRWRLRSALLDTLSDDVRRAARRALR; this is translated from the coding sequence GGCTGGCTCGCCGCCCTGACCGCGATCGCCGACCACGGCACGTTCGACGCGGCGGCCCGTCACCTGCACCTCACGCCCAGCGCGGTCAGCCAGCGGATCCGGGCGCTGGAGTCCGAGGTCGGGCAGGTCGTCGTACGACGCACGGTGCCGGCCGAGCCGACGGCCGCCGGCGAGGCGCTGCTCCGGCTCGCCCGCCAGACCACCCACCTGCACGAGGAGGCGCTGCGCGAGCTCGGCGGCGACGAGGCCGGCGTGCCGCAGCTGCCGGTCGCGGTCAACGCCGACTCGCTGGCCACCTGGTTCCACGACGTCCTGGCCGCCGTCGCCGAGCGCGGGGGCGCCGCCCTCCGGCTGCACGTGCTCGACCAGGCCTGGTCGGCGGACCTGCTGCGCGCCGGCACCGTCCTGGCCGCGGTCACCAGCGACCCGGTGGCGGTCCAGGGCTGCTCGGTCGAGCCGCTCGGCACCCTGCGGTACGCCGCCGCCGCGGCGCCGGCGCTGGTCGAGCGGCACCGGCGGGGCCGGGGCGTGGACTGGGCCCGGATGCCGGTCGTGGTCTTCGACGACAAGGACGCCCTCCAGCACGAGCTGCTCGCCGGGCGCGGGCTCGGCCTCCCGCCGGTGGTGCACCGGGTCCCGACCTCGGCGGACTTCCTCGAGGCGGTCCGCCTCGGGCTGGGCTGGGGCGCGCTGCCCGAGCCGCAGCTGGGCCCCGAGGAGCGGGCGGGCCACCTGGTCCGGCTCGACCGGCGCCACCACCTCGACGTGCCCCTGCACTGGCAGCGCTGGCGGCTCCGCTCGGCGCTGCTGGACACGCTCTCCGACGACGTGCGCCGGGCCGCGCGGCGCGCCCTGCGCTGA